In the genome of Rhodoplanes sp. Z2-YC6860, one region contains:
- a CDS encoding ABC transporter permease, which translates to MTEEIVIEAGRAERHYWRDLWRYRELFQVLAWRDIAVRYKQTIIGTAWALIRPFTTMIVFTVIFGKLANLPSEGSAPYAIMVFAGMLPWTFFSSALADASNSLLGASNLISKVYFPRLIVPLAAVGVALVDFAINFTMLIGLMIWYGFVPGWQIFALPGFVILAFFASLGPGLWLTALNVKYRDVRYVIPFIVQFGLYVSPVGFSSQIVPEQWRLLYSLNPIVGVIDGFRWCILGGESQLYLPSLGISLLVTLLFFWLGVRQFRKMEHSFADLI; encoded by the coding sequence ATGACAGAGGAAATCGTCATCGAAGCCGGCCGCGCCGAACGTCACTATTGGCGAGACCTCTGGCGCTATAGGGAATTGTTCCAAGTTCTTGCTTGGCGCGATATCGCTGTCCGTTATAAACAGACAATAATCGGTACGGCCTGGGCGTTGATCCGGCCATTCACTACTATGATCGTGTTCACGGTGATCTTTGGCAAACTCGCTAATTTGCCATCGGAAGGGTCGGCGCCCTACGCCATCATGGTTTTTGCTGGCATGCTGCCGTGGACATTCTTTTCCAGCGCACTCGCCGATGCTTCAAACAGCTTACTTGGAGCATCTAATCTGATCAGCAAAGTGTATTTCCCCCGCTTGATTGTGCCGCTGGCGGCGGTCGGCGTTGCTTTAGTGGATTTTGCAATCAACTTCACGATGCTGATAGGGCTGATGATCTGGTACGGCTTCGTGCCAGGATGGCAGATATTCGCGCTGCCAGGCTTCGTTATCTTGGCATTTTTTGCGAGTTTAGGTCCAGGTTTGTGGCTCACCGCGCTTAACGTCAAATACCGCGACGTGCGCTATGTCATTCCGTTTATCGTGCAGTTTGGGCTCTACGTTTCGCCGGTCGGATTCAGTTCGCAGATCGTGCCTGAGCAATGGCGCCTGCTTTATTCGTTGAATCCTATCGTTGGCGTCATTGATGGATTTCGTTGGTGTATCTTGGGTGGCGAGAGTCAACTCTACCTTCCTTCTCTGGGCATCAGCCTGCTCGTGACGCTTTTGTTTTTTTGGCTTGGCGTCCGTCAGTTCCGAAAAATGGAACATAGCTTCGCCGATCTGATTTGA
- a CDS encoding YdcF family protein has translation MLMELRDGDAKRPSRQSDRRLGRRARRLFIAAVMLGLLSGGAIVGRETILQTAAKLWIVSDPIGTADVAVVLGGGLDVRPFEAADLYRKGLVRKVLVSQVDDDRAARIGASPGHTEANRRVLLLEGVPAEAIETFGVSNTSTQDEALALKRWVDRHEVTKISIPTEIFSARRVRWTMKRALTGTAARVSVLSFDPPQYTRRDWWKSSSGAFAFPSEVVKYFVYRLRY, from the coding sequence GTGCTGATGGAACTGCGAGACGGCGATGCCAAGCGGCCGTCGCGTCAAAGCGATCGGCGGTTGGGCCGTCGCGCTCGGAGGCTCTTCATAGCCGCCGTAATGCTGGGCTTGCTCAGTGGTGGTGCGATCGTTGGGCGAGAGACCATCCTGCAAACCGCTGCCAAACTTTGGATTGTGTCGGATCCGATCGGCACAGCTGATGTAGCGGTCGTGCTCGGCGGTGGGCTCGACGTGCGCCCATTTGAGGCCGCGGACCTCTACCGCAAAGGGCTGGTCAGAAAGGTGCTGGTGTCACAGGTAGACGATGACCGGGCGGCGAGAATCGGTGCGAGCCCTGGGCACACCGAAGCGAACCGCCGCGTCTTGCTTCTTGAAGGAGTGCCCGCTGAGGCGATCGAGACATTTGGTGTGTCCAACACCAGCACCCAAGACGAAGCACTGGCGCTTAAGAGGTGGGTCGATCGTCACGAAGTTACAAAAATTTCCATCCCAACAGAGATTTTTTCCGCTAGACGGGTACGTTGGACGATGAAGCGAGCGCTTACGGGCACCGCCGCGCGCGTTTCCGTGCTGTCATTTGATCCGCCACAATATACACGGCGCGATTGGTGGAAAAGCAGTAGCGGCGCGTTCGCTTTTCCATCTGAAGTCGTCAAGTATTTCGTTTATCGACTTCGCTATTGA
- a CDS encoding glycosyltransferase family 4 protein translates to MLMLLTDGYGGAGGIAKFNRDFLQALDGCSAVARVHAFPRLIAMAIPESIPERVVYDRAAARGRVAFIRRLVGYVCRGHRPQLVVCGHLHLLPAAWLLARVCRAKLALIVHGIEAWTPSRKLLVKRLARLIDCGLVVSRYSAARFASWSGVPLERLFVLPNCVDLQRFLPLTREPNLIARYGLQGSTVLLTVGRLASAERYKGFDQVIELMPRLVERFPSLKYLVVGGGDDRGRLEKKAKELGVSGNVVFAGQIPEAEKVAHYNLADAFVMPSTGEGFGIVLIEAAACGLPVIGSRADGSREALLDGRLGRLVDPKSPSELYAAIVDALQSPGERRRIDDVETFGSARFQERVEGWLTQLIGSPVTTQLSS, encoded by the coding sequence GTGCTGATGCTGCTTACCGACGGTTACGGCGGGGCAGGTGGCATCGCCAAATTCAACCGCGACTTTCTCCAAGCTCTTGACGGATGCAGCGCCGTGGCCCGGGTTCACGCTTTTCCACGGCTGATCGCGATGGCCATTCCAGAGAGCATTCCGGAAAGGGTGGTATACGATCGCGCGGCGGCACGGGGGCGGGTTGCTTTTATTCGACGTCTCGTTGGGTATGTTTGCCGAGGTCATCGACCACAGCTTGTGGTTTGTGGGCATTTGCACCTTCTTCCCGCGGCATGGCTTCTCGCGCGAGTCTGCCGAGCAAAGCTGGCCCTCATCGTTCATGGCATCGAAGCGTGGACGCCGTCTCGCAAGTTATTGGTCAAGCGATTGGCGCGCTTGATCGATTGCGGCTTGGTGGTGAGCCGTTACTCCGCAGCGAGGTTTGCGAGCTGGTCCGGGGTGCCGCTCGAACGGCTGTTCGTTTTGCCGAATTGTGTCGATCTCCAACGTTTTCTACCGCTGACACGCGAGCCGAACCTGATTGCGCGTTACGGCCTACAGGGGAGCACTGTCTTATTGACGGTCGGCAGGTTGGCGTCCGCCGAGCGCTATAAGGGATTTGATCAGGTGATTGAGCTGATGCCGCGATTGGTGGAGCGTTTTCCATCATTGAAATATCTCGTTGTTGGTGGCGGCGATGACCGGGGAAGGCTCGAGAAGAAGGCAAAGGAGCTGGGAGTTTCCGGTAATGTGGTGTTTGCCGGTCAGATTCCTGAGGCGGAAAAGGTCGCGCATTACAATCTAGCCGACGCTTTTGTGATGCCGAGCACCGGCGAGGGGTTCGGTATTGTGCTGATCGAGGCGGCGGCATGCGGCCTGCCTGTAATCGGAAGTCGAGCGGATGGCTCTCGCGAAGCTTTGCTGGATGGACGCCTGGGCCGGCTTGTCGATCCGAAAAGCCCAAGTGAACTCTATGCTGCCATCGTTGATGCGCTGCAATCGCCGGGAGAGCGACGCAGAATTGACGACGTGGAGACGTTCGGCTCCGCCAGGTTCCAGGAAAGAGTGGAAGGCTGGCTCACGCAGCTCATAGGGTCGCCCGTAACCACGCAGCTTTCGTCTTGA